ACCTGCCCGGCGTCTTCGTCTACCGCACCCTGGACGACCTCACCGCGATCCGCGAGCACGCCCGCGGCCGGCGGACCGGCGCGGTGATCGGCGGCGGCCTGCTCGGTCTGGAGGCGGCGAACGCGCTGCGCCTACTCGGGTTGACCACCAGCGTGGTGGAGTTCGCGCCCCGGCTGATGCCGGTGCAGGTGGACACGGCCGGCGGCGCGATGCTTCGCCGTTACGTCGAGGAGTTGGGGGTGGCCTGTCACCTCGGCGTGGCCACCACCGCGCTGCGGTCCGGCCCGGACGGCGACGTCGCCGGGCTGGAGCTGGCCGACGGCACCGTGCTCGACGCCGACCTGGTGGTGGTGGCCGCCGGCATCCGCCCCCGCGACGAGTTGGCCCGCTCGGCCGGGCTCGGACTCGGTCCGCGCGGCGGGGTGCTGGTGGACGCCGCCTGCCGGACCGCCGACGAGCGGATCTACGCGGTGGGCGAGTGCGCGGCGGTCGACGGCACCTGTTACGGGCTGGTCGCCCCGGGCTACGCGATGGCCGAGGTGGTGGCCGATCGGCTGGTCGGCGGGGCGGCCACCTTCCCCGGCGCGGACACCGCCACCAAGCTGAAGCTGCTCGGTGTCGATGTCGCGTCCTTCGGTGACGCGCACGGCACCACGCCGGGCTGCCTCGACGTGACCTGGACCGATCCGGCCACCCGGGTCTACGCCAAGCTGGTCCTCTCCGACGACGCGACGACGCTGCTCGGCGGGGTGCTGGTCGGTGACGCGGAGGCGTACCCGACGCTGCGCGCGAGCGTGGGCGGGCCGCTGCCGGCGGCGCCGCTGACGTTGCTCGCCCCCGCCGGTTCGGCCGGTGCGACGGCCGGTGCGCTGCCCCCGTCCGCGCAGGTCTGCTCCTGCAACGCGGTCACCCGGGCGGACATCGACTCGGCCATCGCCGCCGGCTGCGCGGACGTGCCGGCGCTGAAGGCGTGCACCCGCGCCGGCACCAGTTGCGGCTCCTGCGTACCGATGCTCAAGCAGTTGCTCGACGCGGCCGGCGTCGTCCAGTCCCGAGCGTTGTGCGAGCACTTCGACGTGGGCCGGCAGGAGTTGTTCGACATCGTCCGGGTACGCGGCATCCGGACCTTCTCCCGGCTGATCGCCGAACACGGCCGGGGTCGGGGCTGCGACATCTGCAAGCCGGTCGTCGCCTCGATCCTCGCCTCGCTGGGCAACGGGCACATCCTCGACGGTGAGCAGGCGTCGTTGCAGGACACCAACGACCACTTCCTGGCGAACCTGCAACGCGACGGCAGCTACTCGGTGGTGCCCCGGATCCCCGGCGGGGAGATCACCCCCGAGAAGCTGATCGTCATCGGCGAGGTGGCCCGGGACTTCAACCTCTACACGAAGATCACCGGCGGGCAGCGGATCGACCTGTTCGGCGCCCGGGTCGACCAACTGCCGCAGATCTGGCGCCGGTTGGTCGACGCCGGCTTCGAGTCCGGGCACGCGTACGGCAAGGCACTGCGTACGGTGAAGTCCTGTGTCGGCGACACCTGGTGCCGGTACGGGGTGCAGGACTCGGTCGGGCTCGCCATCGCGCTGGAGCTGCGCTACCGGGGACTCCGCGCGCCACACAAGATCAAGTCGGCGGTCTCCGGGTGCGCCCGGGAATGCGCCGAGGCCCGGAGCAAGGACTTCGGCATCATCGCCACCGAGACCGGCTGGAACCTCTACGTCGGCGGCAACGGTGGCTTCCGGCCCCGGCACGCCGACCTGTTCGCCACCGACCTGTCCACGGCGGCGCTGATCCAGCTGATCGACAGGTTCCTGATGTACTACATCCGCACCGCCGACCGGCTACAGCGCACCGCCGCCTGGATCGAGGCGATGGAGGGCGGTCTCGACCACCTTCGGGCGGTGATCGTGGACGATTCGCTCGGCCTCTGCGCGGAGTTGGACGCCGCGATGGCCCGGCACGTCACGTCCTACTCGGACGAGTGGCGGGACGTGCTTGAGGATCCGGAGCGGCTGCGCCGGTTCACCTCGTTCGTCAACGCTCCGGAGGTGCCCGACCCGTCGATCGCCTTCGTCACCGAACGCGGCCAACCCGTACCGATCGGTGGCCGACCACCATCCGACGGCGGCCGGCAACCGGTCGCGCTCGGCCTGCCGGAGGTACGGCGATGAGTGCCCCGACCATGCTGCGCTGGACCGTGGTCTGCCCGCTCGACCGGCTGGATCCGGACCGGGGAGTCGCCGCCCTGGTCGACGGGGTGCAGGTGGCGCTCTTCCGGACCACAGAGGGGCTGTACGCAGTCGACAACCGCGACCCGGTGACCGGCGCGTACGTGTTGTCCCGGGGAATCGTGGGCAGCCGGGGCGGGGTGCCCACGGTGGCGTCGCCGCTGCACAAGCAGGTGTACGACCTGCGCACCGGAAACTGTCTCGACCTGCCCGGGGTCTCGGTGGCCCGGCACGAGGTCCGTTGCCGGGACGGCATGGTCGAGGTGCGGCTGCGACAGGAGGGGTGAATGCGCGAGGAACTGGCCGGCTTCACCATCGGGGTGACCGCCGACCGACGGCGGGACGAACTCGCCGCACTGCTGCAACGGCGCGGCGCCCGGGTGGTGCTCGCTCCCGCGCTGCGGATCGTGCCGCTCGCGGACGACACCGAACTACGCGAGGCCACCCGCGCCTGCCTGGACCGGCCGCCGGACATCCTGATGGCCAACACCGGCATCGGCATGCGCGGTTGGCTGGAGGCGGCCGAGGGGTGGGGGCTGGCCGAGCCGCTGCGCTCGGTGCTCGGCGGCGCGTACGTGGTGGCCCGGGGACCCAAGGCGCGCGGCGCGATCCGCGCGGCCGGCCTGTACGACCAGTGGTCCCCCGCCTCGGAAAGCTGCGACGAGGTGGTCGACCACCTGCGCGAGCGGGGCGTGGCCGGGCAGGTGATCGCCATGCAGCTGCACGGTGAACGGCAGCCGGAGTGCACCCGGGCGTTGGAGGAGGCCGGCGCCACCGTGATCGAGGTCCCGGTCTACCGCTGGGCCCCACCGACCGATCCGGCACCGCTGCACCGGCTGGTCGACCTGGTGGCCGGCCGGCTGGTGGACGCGGTCACCTTCACCTCGGCACCGGCGGCGGAGGCGCTGGTACGCGCCGCCGGTGACCGTACCGAGGCGGTGCTTGAGGCGTTTCGCGGCGACGTGCTGGCCAGCTGCGTCGGGCCGGTGACCGCGGAGCCTCTGGTCCGGCGGGGGGTGCCGGTCAGTGCGCCGAGTCGGGCCCGGCTCGGCGCACTGGTCCGGACGATCGTCGACGAGCTACCCCGGCGGACGGTCACCATCAAGGCGGCCGGCCACCTGCTCACCCTGCGCGGGCATGCCGCCGTGGTCGACGGGGAACTACGCCCACTCGCCCCGGCACCGATGGCGGTGCTGCGGGCGCTGGCCGCCGCGCCGGGGCGGGTGCTCTCCCGTACCGCCCTGCTGCGTACGCTGCCGCGCGGCGCCGACGAGCACGCGGTGGAGATGGCGGTGGCCCGGCTGCGGGCCGGTCTGCGTGCCCCGAGGGTCGTGCAGACCGTGGTCAAGCGCGGCTATCGGCTCCGGGTCGACTAGCTGCGGGCCTCGGGTCGAGCGGACGTCGGCTGCCGGTCGGCGGCGGCGGCCCGGGTCCCCTGCGTTCCCCCGCCGAGGACCAGGTCGACCAGCGCGTCCAGGAAGTCCGAGGCGTGGCCGGCCTCGTCCCGGGCGATCTCGGCGAAGAGCGCGGCGGCCTCGCTCTCCCCCACCGACGCGGCCTGCCGGCTGAACGTCGGATCAATGGTGGTGGCCTCGTGCTGCTCACCGGCGATCGTGGTACGCAGGTTCGCCTCGTTCCCGCCGACCAGGCCGTACAGGTTGGCTGCCTCGGCGAAGTGCTCGCCGAGTTCCTGGCTTGCGGTGTTCTCGAAGAGGCGGGCCAGCCGTAGCCGGCCGGTGGCCCGGGCGTGCTCGGCGTACGCGGTGTACCGGGCGTAGGCGAACGCCTCGCCGCGCAGCGTCGCCAGCAGGTTCTCCTGGGTTTCACCGGAGCAGGCGGGCTCGGTGGCCTCGATCGGCACCGGCGGGACCGGTACCCCGACCGGCACCCGGACTCCGCTGCCGGGATGGGTGATCGCGAAGAGCGCGATCCGGAACCGTTCGGCGTGCACTCCCTCGTCCCCGGCGAGTTCGTCCCAGAGCGCCGCGGCCGGCAGGCAGCCGTCCCGGCGCGCCTGCTCGGCGTAGCGCGGGTAGGTGACGGTGTGCTCCTCCGACTCACCGGCGATCGACTCACGGAGGTTTGCGGTGTTGCTCCGGACGAAGTCGATCAGCTCGGCCTGCTCCGCGAAGTGTTCGTCCAGCTCGGTTTCTGCCGTGCTGCGGAACAGTTCCGCGATCTCCGCCTGCCCGGTCCGTGCCGCCTCCTGCGCGTACGCCAGGTAGGCGGCGTGCGCGAACGCCTCCCCCTCCATCGCGGTGAGCGTGTCGGCGCGGGTGGTCGGATCGGAGACCGCAGCTCGCGCGGGTGTGCCGACCAGCCCGACGCCGAGCGCCGTCCCCACGAGCACTGCGATGACTCTGGCCTTCTGCATGGACTCCCCCTCCAATCAGCGCGCAAAGTGCGCATTCCTTCACGCGGCGTGATATTCGGGAGAATCCTATGTCTTCGCAGGTCAGAGCGGTTTCCGCGACTTCGTCGCGGAGGCGCGGCGCGGGGACGACGCCGCCAAAAACGACAAACCGCCGTCAGCCAACAGGTGTGGGGTGCCCCCGGTCGTGCTCGGCCTGCAACCGCCGCATGGCGTGCTCGACGACGGTCATCAGCACTTGCTTGACCGAGTCACGCCGTCGGGCGTCACACAACACCAGCGGCACGTCCGGTGAGATCGCCAGTGCCTCGCGGACCTCGTCCAGCTCGTACTGTGGCGCGCCGTCGAACCGGTTGAGCGCAACCACGTACGGCAGGTTGCGGTTCTCGAAGTAGTCCAGCGGGGCGAACGCGTCGGCGATCCGGCGGGTGTCCACCAGGACCGCGGCCCCCACCGCACCCCTGATGATCTCGTCCCACATGAACCAGAAGCGGGTCTGCCCCGGTGTACCGAAGAGGTACAGGATCAGATCCTGCGCCATGGTGATCCGGCCGAAGTCCATGGCGACCGTGGTGGTCTCCTTGCCCGGCACCTTCGACGGGTCGTCGATGCCGACGCCCGCCGCGGTCATCACCGCCTCGGTGGTCAGCGGCGTGATCTCGGAGATCGCGCCGACAAGCGTCGTCTTGCCGACACCGAAGCCACCCGCGACGACGATCTTCGCGGAGATGATTCCCCGGCTCTGGCGGGCCCCGGCGGGGTCATAGCTCGCGAAGTCCACTCAGCACCCTTCCCAGCATTTCCATCCGCTCCTCGTAACCTGTGGCGGGAGCGGCCGTCTGTAGCGTCAACAGGCCCTCGGCCACCATGTCGGCGACCAGCACCCGGGCGACACCCAGCGGCAACCGGGTGTACGCGGCGATCTCCGCCAGCGACTCGGGGCGGCCCTCGCAGACCATCGCGATGCGATGCTTGTCATGCCCGGCAAACCGCGATTCGGCGATCTGGGTCGGACTGGCCACCAGCACCGCTTCCAGGGCGATGTCCTGGCGTGGCTCGGTCCGGCCCCGGGTGACCGCGTACGGCCGCACCAGCGCACCGCGGGGGTCACGCCGCTGCTCCATGCGCGATCACCTCCTCTCCCGTCCGCCGTCGTACCGCACCGGTCAGGACCGCACCGCGTCCCGGGGCAGCGGCACCAGCGCGGCACCGACCCGCTCCACCAGCAGGGCCATCTCGTAGCCCACCTGGCCGACGTCGCAGCTGCGCGCCGCGAGCACCGCCATCGACGAGCCGTCGCTGATGGACATCAGGAACAGGTAGCCGCTGTCCATCTCGATGACCGTCTGCAACACCCCGCCGGCGCTGAACATCCGCGCGGCGCCCTCGGTGAGGCTGACCACGCCGGACGTGATCGCGGCAAGCTGGTCTGCCCGGTCCGCCGGCAGGTCGCGGGAGGAGGCGAGCAGCAGCCCGTCCGCAGACACCGCCACCACGTGGGCGATTCCCGCCACGCTGTCGGCGAAGTTGGTGAGCAGCCAACCCATGTCCTGCATGGCCGCTGGCCTGTTCATCGGCTCGTCTCCTTGGTCGAGGTGCTGTTCTGACTCGCGCCGGCCGTCCGGCCGCGCTGAACGCCGCGGTGGTACGCCGACAGCAGACCGCGTACTTCGTCCGGCGTACGGCGACTGTGCTCACGCCCGCCACGCGGTTCGATCCCGCCGGGCACGAGTTGTGCCTGCGGCACCCGCTTGGGCAGACCCGACCGGGTGGTCCCGGCGGGAGTGGGCTCGGCCGCCCGGCTGGCCCGCGACCAACCCTCGTCGGCCGCCGTCTGCCAGGCCTCGTCCGCCGGTCCTTCGGGGTGCGCCACCGGCGGGGGCGACGGCGGCACCGACGATCCCGCGCCGGGCAGCGGGCCGTTCGCCGGAGCGGCTGGCGACGGGCTCGCCGGGGCCGGCGGCGACATCGGTGACGACGACGGCGACGGCGGAGTGCTGGTCCCGGCGGAGGCACCAGGCGTACGGGTGGGCAGCGGGGTCCGCCCCCGGGTCGGCTCGACGGTGGGCGCCGAGCTGGCGGCAACCGGCTGCGCCGGTGGGTCGTCGAACTGGGGCCGGCTGAAGATGGCGGTCGCGTCGTTGCCGTGGGCCCGGAACCAGACCGCCTCCATCTCCCGGAAGATCGGCGCCTCGGCCTGCGGCTCCGGCGGGGCGGTGATCGGTCCGGTCGCGACCGGGACGGTGGCGGCCAGGCTGGCGCCCAGCCCGCCGAAGCCCGAGCTGTCGTAACCGGTGCCGCCGGAGTGGGGTGTGGTGTCCCCGGTGGAGCCGGCCGGTGCGCTGGCCCCGGCACCGGCGACCGGGCCGACCGGCAGCACGGGCGCGGCCGGTTCGGGGTGCTGCCGCGCCGGGGCAGCGGGTCGAGGGTCGGCTGGGCGACGGTCGGCGCACCGGCACTGAATCCGTTGGCGAAGG
This DNA window, taken from Micromonospora sp. FIMYZ51, encodes the following:
- the nirB gene encoding nitrite reductase large subunit NirB, producing MNGGKVVVIGNGMVGQRFVDALRDRDPQGRWRVTVLAEENRPAYDRVRLSAYFDGVAADELSLHTPHDGVELRLGEPATGVDRVRQVVTTAAGEHPYDVLVLATGSYPFVPPVAGADLPGVFVYRTLDDLTAIREHARGRRTGAVIGGGLLGLEAANALRLLGLTTSVVEFAPRLMPVQVDTAGGAMLRRYVEELGVACHLGVATTALRSGPDGDVAGLELADGTVLDADLVVVAAGIRPRDELARSAGLGLGPRGGVLVDAACRTADERIYAVGECAAVDGTCYGLVAPGYAMAEVVADRLVGGAATFPGADTATKLKLLGVDVASFGDAHGTTPGCLDVTWTDPATRVYAKLVLSDDATTLLGGVLVGDAEAYPTLRASVGGPLPAAPLTLLAPAGSAGATAGALPPSAQVCSCNAVTRADIDSAIAAGCADVPALKACTRAGTSCGSCVPMLKQLLDAAGVVQSRALCEHFDVGRQELFDIVRVRGIRTFSRLIAEHGRGRGCDICKPVVASILASLGNGHILDGEQASLQDTNDHFLANLQRDGSYSVVPRIPGGEITPEKLIVIGEVARDFNLYTKITGGQRIDLFGARVDQLPQIWRRLVDAGFESGHAYGKALRTVKSCVGDTWCRYGVQDSVGLAIALELRYRGLRAPHKIKSAVSGCARECAEARSKDFGIIATETGWNLYVGGNGGFRPRHADLFATDLSTAALIQLIDRFLMYYIRTADRLQRTAAWIEAMEGGLDHLRAVIVDDSLGLCAELDAAMARHVTSYSDEWRDVLEDPERLRRFTSFVNAPEVPDPSIAFVTERGQPVPIGGRPPSDGGRQPVALGLPEVRR
- the nirD gene encoding nitrite reductase small subunit NirD, with product MSAPTMLRWTVVCPLDRLDPDRGVAALVDGVQVALFRTTEGLYAVDNRDPVTGAYVLSRGIVGSRGGVPTVASPLHKQVYDLRTGNCLDLPGVSVARHEVRCRDGMVEVRLRQEG
- a CDS encoding uroporphyrinogen-III synthase; the encoded protein is MREELAGFTIGVTADRRRDELAALLQRRGARVVLAPALRIVPLADDTELREATRACLDRPPDILMANTGIGMRGWLEAAEGWGLAEPLRSVLGGAYVVARGPKARGAIRAAGLYDQWSPASESCDEVVDHLRERGVAGQVIAMQLHGERQPECTRALEEAGATVIEVPVYRWAPPTDPAPLHRLVDLVAGRLVDAVTFTSAPAAEALVRAAGDRTEAVLEAFRGDVLASCVGPVTAEPLVRRGVPVSAPSRARLGALVRTIVDELPRRTVTIKAAGHLLTLRGHAAVVDGELRPLAPAPMAVLRALAAAPGRVLSRTALLRTLPRGADEHAVEMAVARLRAGLRAPRVVQTVVKRGYRLRVD
- a CDS encoding ferritin family protein, whose product is MQKARVIAVLVGTALGVGLVGTPARAAVSDPTTRADTLTAMEGEAFAHAAYLAYAQEAARTGQAEIAELFRSTAETELDEHFAEQAELIDFVRSNTANLRESIAGESEEHTVTYPRYAEQARRDGCLPAAALWDELAGDEGVHAERFRIALFAITHPGSGVRVPVGVPVPPVPIEATEPACSGETQENLLATLRGEAFAYARYTAYAEHARATGRLRLARLFENTASQELGEHFAEAANLYGLVGGNEANLRTTIAGEQHEATTIDPTFSRQAASVGESEAAALFAEIARDEAGHASDFLDALVDLVLGGGTQGTRAAAADRQPTSARPEARS
- a CDS encoding ATP/GTP-binding protein translates to MDFASYDPAGARQSRGIISAKIVVAGGFGVGKTTLVGAISEITPLTTEAVMTAAGVGIDDPSKVPGKETTTVAMDFGRITMAQDLILYLFGTPGQTRFWFMWDEIIRGAVGAAVLVDTRRIADAFAPLDYFENRNLPYVVALNRFDGAPQYELDEVREALAISPDVPLVLCDARRRDSVKQVLMTVVEHAMRRLQAEHDRGHPTPVG
- a CDS encoding DUF742 domain-containing protein, whose product is MEQRRDPRGALVRPYAVTRGRTEPRQDIALEAVLVASPTQIAESRFAGHDKHRIAMVCEGRPESLAEIAAYTRLPLGVARVLVADMVAEGLLTLQTAAPATGYEERMEMLGRVLSGLREL
- a CDS encoding roadblock/LC7 domain-containing protein — encoded protein: MNRPAAMQDMGWLLTNFADSVAGIAHVVAVSADGLLLASSRDLPADRADQLAAITSGVVSLTEGAARMFSAGGVLQTVIEMDSGYLFLMSISDGSSMAVLAARSCDVGQVGYEMALLVERVGAALVPLPRDAVRS